The following nucleotide sequence is from Candidatus Cloacimonadota bacterium.
TGAACTTGCAAGGGGGAATGCTAACAAGGCTGGAAGATGAATGATGCTTCCAACAATTGCTATGGAAAAAAAACCGATAACTCCTCCTTCCGAACCAAACAAAAGAGCAATTTTATCGGATAACAGCCCAAAAATAATTCCGATCAACAGGATGACCGAAAGGATGGCTGGCGCCAATTTCCCCAAAGATTTTATTGCTAACTTTAGGGATTTTTTTGTTTTCTTTTTGTCTTTGAAAAATGAGATAAGCAAAAATATTATCACAATAGCATTTATTCCGATTACATTATTCATATTATTTCCATTTCAATTAAAAAGCTCACACCCCAAATGGATCTGCCATCAATCCGATTCGAAATTCACTCAAAGTGTTTTCAAAATGGA
It contains:
- a CDS encoding permease; amino-acid sequence: MNNVIGINAIVIIFLLISFFKDKKKTKKSLKLAIKSLGKLAPAILSVILLIGIIFGLLSDKIALLFGSEGGVIGFFSIAIVGSIIHLPALLAFPLASSFLKEGASIMSVAAFLTTLTMIGFVTLPLEIKTLGKKFAILRNLFSFVIAIAIALLMGVIL